A genomic window from Pecten maximus chromosome 2, xPecMax1.1, whole genome shotgun sequence includes:
- the LOC117322096 gene encoding choline transporter-like protein 2 isoform X5, translating to MGVGIFVSGCPTPQVCVSACPDTNYAYLTDAATSSDLKFCKSGYDTSQSRDALVQGDQCPAYFLESSPHSFFINRCVPQVLIDFLDVGGSLITKVQKDVGNKNLTDSKKGSITLESLAENLDIFGIFLKAKEYAEKIVADIVATWWMMLVILILSMIVSLIWITIMRFIAGIMVWITIFAFLGLFAFSTFWCFRSYVNLDGDEEFSVHIVSIVLHWSKPDMFLAFGIISAVILLIILIVLLFLCQRIRIAVSLIKEGSRAIGKMMFTLIFPIFPFALQLGVLAYWLSVATFLASTGRKQDFTVNENNTDYWNQTANDWNYLKIVADTSSLFGETCSENTNTTSDFCTFLKNAEENFVIYGQVFSLFMFFWLLNFVVAVGQMTLAGSFASYYWAFEKPRDIPTFPLAAALWRCFRYHLGSLAFGSLILAIVAMIRVLLEYIDAKLKGTENPVGKFLIKCLKCCFWCLEKCLKFLTKNAYIMVAIHGKNFCSSAKDAFMLIMRNIVRVAVVDKVTDFIMLLGKLVIVGATAAGAYFFFSGGIDFLKDYTPTLNFYVVPIVIVTIVSYVVASCFFSVYSMAVDTLFLCFLEDLERNDGSVEKPFYMSKDLMKILGKKNVVMGDKKKKGSQGENF from the exons ATGGGAGTGGGGATCTTTGTGTCAGGGTGTCCCACTCCACAG GTGTGTGTATCAGCATGTCCTGATACAAACTATGCCTACCTTACTGATGCAGCTACGAGCTCTGATCTTAAGTTCTGTAAATCAGGATATGATACCTCG CAATCAAGGGATGCTCTTGTGCAAGGGGACCAATGTCCTGCATATTTCTTGGAGAGCTCTCCTC ACAGCTTTT TCATCAACAGATGTGTGCCTCAAGTCCTCATTGATTTCCTGGATGTGGGAGGCAGTCTTATCACCAAAGTGCAGAAAGATGTAGGCAATAAAAACCTAACAGACTCAAAGAAAGGTTCCATCACACTGGAATCTCTGGCCGAAAACCTTGA cATATTTGGAATATTTCTGAAAGCAAAGGAGTATGCAGAGAAGATTGTTGCTGATATTGTGGCAACTTGGTGGATGATGCTTGT AATCCTGATCCTGAGCATGATTGTCTCCCTTATATGGATCACCATAATGAGATTTATAGCAGGCATAATGGTGTGGATTACCATATTTGCATTCCTGGGATTATTTGCTTTTT CAACCTTCTGGTGTTTTCGGAGCTACGTCAATTTGGATGGCGATGAGGAGTTCAGCGTCCATATTGTCTCTATCGTCCTACATTGGTCCAAGCCAGACATGTTTCTGGCATTCG GTATCATCTCGGCCGTGATTTTGCTGATCATCCTCATAGTTCTGCTGTTTCTCTGTCAAAGGATCAGAATAGCTGTATCTCTTATAAAGGAGGGTAGCAG GGCCATTGGGAAGATGATGTTTACGTTGATATTCCCGATATTTCCATTCGCTCTACAGCTGGGAGTGTTGGCCTATTGGCTCTCTGTTGCCAC ATTCTTGGCATCTACTGGGAGAAAGCAGGACTTCACTGTGAATGAGAACAACACAGATTATTGGAACCAAACTGCAAATGATTGGAACTATCTCAAAATTGTGGCGGACACGTCTTCACTGTTTGGGGAAACATGTTCAGAAAAT ACAAACACAACAAGTGATTTCTGCACTTTTTTGAAGAATGCAGAAGAAAA TTTTGTGATATATGGACAGGTGTTCAGTCTGTTCATGTTTTTCTGGCTGTTGAACTTTGTCGTGGCTGTTGGTCAGATGACCTTAGCTGGGTCTTTTGCCTCCTACTACTGGGCTTTTGAGAAACCCAGAGACATCCCAACATTCCCACTCGCTGCTGCATTGTGGAGATGCTTCAG GTACCACCTTGGCTCTCTGGCCTTTGGGTCCCTCATCTTGGCCATAGTGGCAATGATCCGTGTATTATTGGAGTATATAGATGCCAAGCTCAAAGGCACTGAAAATCCTGTTGGAAAGTTTTTGATCAA ATGTTTAAAATGCTGTTTCTGGTGTCTGGAAAAATGTCTCAAGTTTTTAACCAAAAATGCTTACATTATG GTTGCCATACATGGAAAGAATTTCTGTTCTTCTGCCAAAGATGCCTTTATGCTGATTATGCGAAATATAGTCAG AGTTGCTGTTGTTGACAAAGTCACAGATTTCATTATGCTGCTGGGAAAACTGGTGATAGTGGGAGCAACTG CTGCTGGAGCCTACTTCTTCTTTAGTGGTGGAATAGACTTCCTGAAGGACTACACGCCTACTCTCAACTTTTATGTTGTCCCTATTGTG ATTGTGACCATAGTGTCTTACGTTGTGGCCAGCTGCTTCTTCAGTGTCTACTCTATGGCTGTGGACACACTGTTCCTCTGCTTCT TGGAAGATTTGGAAAGGAATGATGGTTCTGTCGAGAAGCCATTCTACATGAGTAAAGATCTGATGAAAATCCTTGGCAAGAAAAATGTGGTTATGGGGGATAAGAAGAAGAAGGGATCACAAGGAGAGAACTTTTAA